From Panicum hallii strain FIL2 chromosome 2, PHallii_v3.1, whole genome shotgun sequence, a single genomic window includes:
- the LOC112881524 gene encoding pentatricopeptide repeat-containing protein At1g13040, mitochondrial isoform X2 — translation MSTWIPLLSTGCSGVCQTRRLPFGFTEFLERVRSQGVALHRSLYRILLSGYVRAGKFNSVIQTFDEMVTSGCREFGVDYNRFIGVLVKNCCFDLVEKYYGMALDKGFCLTPFTYSRWISALCQSDGIGLVEELLADMDKFGCFPDIWACNIYVDYLCRQNRLHDALKMLEKMGIKGTDPDVVTYTTVVGCLCDNKQFAEAVELWEEMVRRGLKPDTIACGVLIFGLCKNDKVDEAFELALRMLSLNLELNVCIYNALISGFWRSGSIGRAFKIISFMRKNGCEPDVVTYNIVLNHYCDNGMVKDAEDLMKKMEMSGVNPDRYSYNQMLKGLCKANQLDKAFAFVADHMEVGGFCDIVSCNILIDAFCKARKVNSALKLFKEMSYKGIQADAVTYGTLINGLYSVGYNNLAEETFEQMSKAQIVPNVNLYNIMLHNLCRAGHFKQAQEIFSQMIQKEVSPDIITFNTLIYWLGKSSRAIEALDLFRDMRTRGVEPDSLTFRYLVSGLLEEGKVTLAYEVWEYMMENGIILDRDVSDRLINVLKSKNK, via the exons ATGTCGACCTGGATCCCTTTGTTGTCAACAGGGTGCTCCGGGGTTTGTCAGACTCGGAGACTGCCGTTCGGTTTTACTG AGTTCCTCGAGAGAGTGAGGAGTCAGGGGGTGGCACTGCATCGCTCGCTCTATAGGATCCTCTTGTCCGGCTATGTCCGGGCAGGCAAGTTCAATTCGGTCATCCAGACATTTGATGAGATGGTTACATCCGGTTGTCGCGAGTTTGGCGTGGACTACAACAGGTTCATAGGTGTCCTGGTTAAGAACTGTTGCTTCGATTTGGTGGAGAAATATTATGGCATGGCACTTGATAAAGGTTTTTGCTTGACTCCATTCACTTATTCAAGATGGATATCTGCACTGTGCCAATCAGACGGGATTGGCCTTGTAGAGGAGCTTCTGGCTGATATGGATAAATTTGGGTGCTTTCCAGACATTTGGGCATGTAATATATATGTTGACTATTTGTGTAGACAAAATAGGTTGCATGATGCCttgaagatgctggagaagatGGGGATAAAAGGAACCGATCCAGATGTTGTCACATACACAACAGTCGTTGGTTGTTTATGTGATAATAAGCAGTTCGCAGAAGCAGTCGAGCTTTGGGAAGAAATGGTGAGGAGGGGCCTGAAGCCTGATACCATTGCTTGTGGCGTATTGATATTTGGGTTGTGCAAGAATGACAAGGTCGATGAGGCTTTTGAGCTAGCGTTGAGGATGTTGAGTCTGAATTTAGAACTCAATGTATGTATTTACAATGCCCTGATAAGTGGTTTCTGGAGATCCGGAAGCATTGGCAGAGCCTTCAAAATCATATCCTTCATGCGGAAGAATGGGTGTGAGCCAGATGTTGTCACATATAATATTGTTTTGAACCATTACTGCGACAATGGTATGGTAAAGGATGCTGAAGACTTGATGAAGAAGATGGAAATGAGTGGGGTAAATCCTGACCGGTACAGCTATAATCAAATGTTAAAAGGATTATGCAAAGCTAATCAACTGGACAAGGCATTTGCTTTTGTTGCAGATCATATGGAAGTTGGTGGGTTCTGTGATATTGTATCCTGTAACATATTGATTGATGCATTTTGCAAGGCAAGAAAGGTAAACTCTGCATTGAAGCTATTCAAAGAAATGAGCTATAAGGGAATACAGGCAGATGCTGTGACGTATGGAACTCTGATTAATGGTCTCTACAGTGTGGGATATAACAACTTAGCTGAAGAAACTTTTGAGCAGATGTCGAAGGCTCAGATTGTTCCTAATGTTAATCTGTACAATATTATGCTCCACAACCTTTGTAGAGCTGGTCATTTTAAACAAGCTCAGGAAATTTTCTCGCAGATGATTCAAAAGGAAGTATCGCCAGATATTATTACTTTTAACACACTCATATATTGGCTTGGAAAAAGCTCAAGAGCAATTGAAGCCCTTGATCTGTTCAGGGATATGAGGACGAGAGGGGTAGAACCTGATAGCTTGACGTTTAGGTATTTGGTCAGTGGTCTTCTGGAGGAAGGGAAAGTTACACTAGCTTATGAGGTATGGGAATATATGATGGAGAATGGTATCATTCTTGACAGGGATGTTTCGGACAGGCTAATCAATGTGCTTAAATCAAAGAACAAGTAG
- the LOC112881525 gene encoding transcription factor TGA2.1 isoform X2 gives MADASSRTDTSTVLDDNDKNQRMENGQLVAAAPSNSSDRSDRSDKPLDQKTLRRLAQNREAARKSRLRKKAYVQQLESSKLKLAQLEQELQKARQQGIFISSSGDQTHAMSGNGALTFDIEYTRWLEEQNKQINELRTAVNAHASDSDLRLIVDGIMAHYDEIFKVKGVAAKADVFHILSGMWKTPAERCFLWLGGFRPSELLKLLANHLEPLTEQQLLGLTNLQQSSQQAEDALSQGMEALQQSLAETLAGSLGPSGSSGNVANYMGQMAMAMGKLGTLENFLRQADNLRQQTLHQMQRILTIRQASRALLAIHDYFSRLRALSSLWLARPRE, from the exons ATGGCAGATGCTAGTTCAAGGACTGACACCTCAACTGTTTTAGACGACAACGACAAGAATCAGAGG ATGGAAAACGGACAACTTGTGGCAGCTGCGCCTTCTAATTCTTCAGATAGGTCTGATAGGTCCGACAAACCTTTGGACCAAAAG ACCTTGCGACGGCTAGCCCAAAATCGTGAGGCAGCAAGAAAAAGTCGGCTGAGGAAAAAG GCATATGTGCAACAGCTAGAGAGCAGTAAGCTGAAACTTGCGCAACTGGAGCAGGAGCTCCAGAAAGCTCGCCAGCAG GGAATCTTCATTTCCAGCTCTGGCGACCAAACCCATGCCATGAGTGGAAATG GAGCGCTGACTTTTGACATAGAATATACTAGATGGCTAGAGGAGCAAAATAAGCAGATAAATGAGTTGAGGACTGCAGTGAATGCTCATGCAAGTGACAGTGATCTACGACTTATTGTAGATGGCATAATGGCACATTATGATGAAATATTCAAGGTCAAAGGCGTTGCTGCAAAGGCTGATGTATTTCATATACTTTCAGGCATGTGGAAGACACCTGCAGAAAGGTGCTTCCTCTGGCTTGGGGGTTTTCGTCCATCTGAGCTTTTAAAG CTCCTAGCGAATCACCTCGAGCCCCTAACTGAGCAGCAATTGCTGGGATTGACCAACCTCCAGCAATCTTCCCAGCAAGCAGAGGATGCATTGTCACAGGGCATGGAAGCGCTGCAGCAATCATTGGCAGAGACTTTGGCTGGATCTCTTGGTCCATCAGGTTCTTCAGGCAATGTGGCAAACTACATGGGTCAGATGGCCATGGCCATGGGCAAACTTGGGACACTTGAGAATTTTCTTCGCCAG GCTGACAATCTGCGACAGCAGACATTGCATCAAATGCAACGGATTCTAACAATCCGACAGGCTTCTCGCGCTCTTCTTGCTATCCATGACTATTTTTCTCGGTTGCGTGCTTTGAGTTCTCTGTGGCTTGCTAGGCCACGTGAATAA
- the LOC112881526 gene encoding galactinol synthase 2-like, producing MGPNMSAYSSKQRAAPKRAYVTFLAGDGDYWKGVVGLAKGLRRVRSAYPLVVAVLPDVPEEHRRKLREQGCVVREIQPVYPPESQTQFAMAYYVINYSKLRIWEFVEYERMVYLDADIQVYENIDHLLDLEKGRFYAVMDCFCEKTWSHTPQYKIGYCQQCPERVSWPEQEQELGPPPPPYFNAGMFVHEPSLGTAKDLLDALVVTPPTPFAEQDFLNMFFRDVYSPIPPVYNLVLAMLWRHPDKVELGKVKVVHYCAAGSKPWRYTGQEPNMEREDIKMLVKKWWDVFNDESLDYKGPAVDGEARQPLRQALAEAGAAKYFPAPSAA from the exons ATGGGCCCCAACATGTCGGCGTACAGCAGcaagcagcgggcggcgccgaAGCGGGCGTACGTGACGTTCctggccggcgacggcgactACTGGAAGGGCGTGGTGGGGCTGGCCAAGGGCCTGCGCCGGGTGCGCTCGGCCTACCCGCTGGTGGTGGCCGTGCTCCCCGACGTGCCGGAGGAGCACCGCCGCAAGCTGCGCGAGCAGGGCTGCGTCGTCCGGGAGATCCAGCCGGTGTACCCGCCGGAGAGCCAGACGCAGTTCGCCATGGCCTACTACGTCATCAACTACTCAAAGCTCAGAATCTGGGAG TTCGTGGAGTACGAGCGCATGGTGTACCTTGACGCGGACATCCAGGTGTACGAGAACATCGACCACCTGTTGGACCTGGAGAAGGGCCGCTTCTACGCGGTGATGGACTGCTTCTGCGAGAAGACGTGGAGCCACACCCCGCAGTACAAGATCGGGTACTGCCAGCAGTGCCCGGAGCGCGTGTCCtggccggagcaggagcaggagctgggccctccgccgccgccctacttcAACGCCGGCATGTTCGTGCACGAGCCGAGCCTGGGCACGGCCAAGGACCTCCTGGACGCGCTGGTGGTGACGCCGCCGACGCCGTTCGCGGAGCAGGACTTCCTCAACATGTTCTTCCGGGACGTGTACAGCCCCATCCCGCCGGTGTACAACCTGGTGCTGGCCATGCTGTGGAGGCACCCGGACAAGGTGGAGCTCGGAAAGGTGAAGGTGGTGCACTACTGCGCCGCGGGGTCCAAGCCGTGGAGGTACACGGGGCAGGAGCCCAACATGGAGCGCGAGGACATCAAGATGCTGGTGAAAAAGTGGTGGGACGTCTTCAACGACGAGAGCCTGGACTACAAGGGCCCGGCGGTGGACGGCGAGGCGAGGCAGCCGCTGCGGCAGGCTCtggcggaggccggcgccgcCAAGTACTTCCCGGCGCCCTCGGCAGCCTAG
- the LOC112881530 gene encoding GDSL esterase/lipase LIP-4-like: MELLSSTTFVSTSSTAPARPLKLLRSLLVLAAMAAAVSTQLLPSLLVVVPSWPFSAPHYNNKQPPPPPKCVLFNFGDSNSDTGNLVAGAGFRLHGPVGRRFFGKPSGRFSDGRLYIDFICERLGLDHLSPYLDSSGVSFRHGANFAAAGATAAGAADTFDLATQVRQFRHLKARTAELRPRGLGSGITDQEFQDAVYTFDIGQNDLQLAFAAGLSYDRILVETIPAIVTRIKNAVTMVHEACGRKFLLYNTGPLGCLPSLLARRGGGSELDRAGCLVDHNGVAGEFNAQLGRLCRDLRAMLANATVVCVDMYAIKYGLVANHTAHGFSEPLMACCGSGGPPYNYRVGKACGSPKVKACAVGDRRISWDGLHYTEDASRVVADKILSAEYSDPPLRLPTLCSSQT, from the exons ATGGAGCTCCTCAGCAGTACTACTTTTGTTTCCACTTCCAGCACTGCCCCAGCTCGTCCCCTCAAGCTGCTCCGCTCTCTGCTAGTCCTCgctgccatggccgccgccgtctcgaCCCAGCTCCTGCCGTccctcctcgtcgtcgttcCGAGCTGGCCATTCTCAGCGCCTCATTATAATAACAAGCAACCGCCCCCGCCTCCGAAATGCGTCCTGTTCAACTTCGGAGACTCCAACTCCGACACCGGGAACCTCGTCGCCGGCGCGGGCTTCCGCCTGCACGGGCCCGTGGGGCGCCGCTTCTTCGGCAAGCCCAGCGGCCGCTTCTCCGACGGCCGCCTCTACATAGACTTCATCT GTGAGAGGCTGGGGTTGGATCACCTGAGCCCCTACCTGGACTCGTCGGGCGTCAGCTTCCGGCACGGCGCCAACTTTGCCGCCGCCGGTGCaacggccgccggcgccgcggatACGTTCGATCTAGCGACGCAAGTGCGCCAGTTCCGGCACTTGAAGGCGCGCACGGCGGAGCTCCGCCCTCGAGGGCTCGGCTCCGGCATCACCGACCAGGAGTTCCAGGACGCCGTGTACACCTTTGACATCGGCCAGAACGACCTCCAGctcgccttcgccgccggccTCTCGTACGACCGTATCCTCGTCGAGACCATCCCGGCGATCGTAACAAGGATCAAGAACGCCGTCACG ATGGTGCACGAGGCCTGCGGGCGCAAGTTCCTGCTGTACAACACGGGGCCGCTGGGGTGCCTGCCGAGCTTgctggcgcggcgaggcggcggcagcgagcTCGACCGCGCCGGCTGCCTCGTCGACCACAACGGCGTCGCCGGGGAGTTCAACGCGCAGCTGGGCCGCCTCTGCCGCGACCTGCGCGCCATGCTCGCCAATGCCACCGTCGTGTGCGTGGACATGTACGCCATCAAGTACGGCCTCGTCGCCAACCACACGGCGCACGGTTTCAGTGAGCCGTTGATGGCGtgctgcggcagcggcggcccgCCGTACAACTACAGGGTCGGGAAGGCGTGCGGGAGCCCCAAGGTGAAGGCGTGCGCCGTCGGCGACCGCCGCATCAGCTGGGACGGGCTCCACTACACGGAGGATGCCAGCAGGGTCGTCGCCGACAAGATACTCTCGGCGGAGTACAGTGATCCTCCGCTTCGGCTTCCGACGCTCTGCAGCTCTCAAACCTGA
- the LOC112883164 gene encoding SNF1-related protein kinase regulatory subunit beta-1-like, with the protein MGNASGRADDTADADMDEGFRAGNHVRGTSSVGYVRGGGSPPGSPPRPHSPRMFVPQSPVTPLQRAAEVPPPVFNQILMNQQQDDSDGPPQKKIPTLLTWTLGGRNIYVEGSWDNWTSKKPVEKSGKDHTILLMLSSGVHRYRFIVDGERRFIPDLPCETDNMGQVVNLVDVHDFIPESVESVSELMAPPSPDSSYGFHVPGEKEFAKEPPQLPAQLYLGVLNSRSSEEGCARPRHVVLDHLYIEKGWGSQPLVALGYTHRFRSKYVTCVLYKAIER; encoded by the exons ATGGGCAACGCCAGCGGCAGGGCGGACGACACCGCCGACGCCGACATGGACGAGGGCTTCCGCGCCGGCAACCATGTGCGCGGCACCTCCTCCGTGGGCTACGTACGAGGCGGCGGGTCCCCGCCGGGGAGCCCCCCGAGGCCGCATTCGCCGCGCATGTTCGTGCCCCAG AGTCCTGTAACTCCACTGCAAAGGGCTGCAGAAGTACCTCCTCCTGTGTTCAACCAAATATTGATGAATCAACAGCAGGACGATTCTGATGGACCGCCTCAAAAGAAAATTCCTACCTTGCTCACGTGGACACTTGGAGGGAGGAACATCTACGTAGAAGGATCATGGGATAACTGGACATCAAA GAAACCCGTCGAAAAGTCTGGAAAAGATCACACCATTCTGTTGATGCTTTCATCCGGAGTTCACCGTTACAGATTCATTGTAGATGGAGAAAGAAGATTTATACCTGATCTTCCCTGCGAAACTGACAACATGGGTCAGGTTGTGAACCTTGTAGATGTCCAT GACTTCATTCCTGAAAGCGTGGAAAGTGTATCTGAGCTCATGGCTCCGCCCTCCCCGGACTCCAGCTACGGTTTCCATGTTCCCGGTGAAAAGGAGTTCGCAAAGGAGCCTCCTCAGCTGCCGGCCCAGCTCTATCTCGGCGTGCTGAATTCACGGAGCTCTGAAGAAGGCTGCGCGAGGCCGAGGCACGTCGTCCTCGACCACCTCTACATCGAGAAGGGCTGGGGCTCGCAGCCGCTGGTCGCTCTCGGCTACACTCACAGGTTCCGCTCCAAGTACGTGACCTGCGTCCTGTACAAAGCCATCGAGCGATAA
- the LOC112881525 gene encoding transcription factor TGA2.1 isoform X1 encodes MADASSRTDTSTVLDDNDKNQRMENGQLVAAAPSNSSDRSDRSDKPLDQKTLRRLAQNREAARKSRLRKKAYVQQLESSKLKLAQLEQELQKARQQGIFISSSGDQTHAMSGNGNVSGALTFDIEYTRWLEEQNKQINELRTAVNAHASDSDLRLIVDGIMAHYDEIFKVKGVAAKADVFHILSGMWKTPAERCFLWLGGFRPSELLKLLANHLEPLTEQQLLGLTNLQQSSQQAEDALSQGMEALQQSLAETLAGSLGPSGSSGNVANYMGQMAMAMGKLGTLENFLRQADNLRQQTLHQMQRILTIRQASRALLAIHDYFSRLRALSSLWLARPRE; translated from the exons ATGGCAGATGCTAGTTCAAGGACTGACACCTCAACTGTTTTAGACGACAACGACAAGAATCAGAGG ATGGAAAACGGACAACTTGTGGCAGCTGCGCCTTCTAATTCTTCAGATAGGTCTGATAGGTCCGACAAACCTTTGGACCAAAAG ACCTTGCGACGGCTAGCCCAAAATCGTGAGGCAGCAAGAAAAAGTCGGCTGAGGAAAAAG GCATATGTGCAACAGCTAGAGAGCAGTAAGCTGAAACTTGCGCAACTGGAGCAGGAGCTCCAGAAAGCTCGCCAGCAG GGAATCTTCATTTCCAGCTCTGGCGACCAAACCCATGCCATGAGTGGAAATGGTAATGTTTCAG GAGCGCTGACTTTTGACATAGAATATACTAGATGGCTAGAGGAGCAAAATAAGCAGATAAATGAGTTGAGGACTGCAGTGAATGCTCATGCAAGTGACAGTGATCTACGACTTATTGTAGATGGCATAATGGCACATTATGATGAAATATTCAAGGTCAAAGGCGTTGCTGCAAAGGCTGATGTATTTCATATACTTTCAGGCATGTGGAAGACACCTGCAGAAAGGTGCTTCCTCTGGCTTGGGGGTTTTCGTCCATCTGAGCTTTTAAAG CTCCTAGCGAATCACCTCGAGCCCCTAACTGAGCAGCAATTGCTGGGATTGACCAACCTCCAGCAATCTTCCCAGCAAGCAGAGGATGCATTGTCACAGGGCATGGAAGCGCTGCAGCAATCATTGGCAGAGACTTTGGCTGGATCTCTTGGTCCATCAGGTTCTTCAGGCAATGTGGCAAACTACATGGGTCAGATGGCCATGGCCATGGGCAAACTTGGGACACTTGAGAATTTTCTTCGCCAG GCTGACAATCTGCGACAGCAGACATTGCATCAAATGCAACGGATTCTAACAATCCGACAGGCTTCTCGCGCTCTTCTTGCTATCCATGACTATTTTTCTCGGTTGCGTGCTTTGAGTTCTCTGTGGCTTGCTAGGCCACGTGAATAA
- the LOC112881529 gene encoding rhodanese-like/PpiC domain-containing protein 12, chloroplastic: MLGLRARAAAQLPRPSSPPSSAPATSLARFARLSPLAALAPLASAPPPPAKARAPPPASLSARWNAPTRLGGTGSSSRPTTRVFCTAASSAQREGKELLVQHLLVGEKDVRLLVDLEKSIIAGGADLSDLAVEHSLCPSKENGGMLGWVRKGQMVPEFEEAAFSAPLNKVVRCKTKFGWHLLQVLAERDQCILQDIDPEELHTKMQDPSFLEEAQLIDVREPDEVAKASLPGFKVLPLRQFGTWGPVMTDEFNPQKDTYVLCHHGMRSMQVAKWLQSQGFKKVYNVAGGIHAYAVKADSSVPTY; encoded by the exons ATGCTCGGCCTTCGAGCCCGCGCAGCGGCGCAGCTCCCGCGCCCTTCCTCGCCCCCCTCCTCCGCTCCCGCGACCTCGCTCGCGAGGTTCGCGCGCCTCTCCCCGCTCGCCGCCCTCGCGCCTCTGGCGTCtgccccgccgccaccggctAAGGCGAGggctccgccgccggcctccctcTCCGCCAGGTGGAACGCGCCCACGCGTCTCGGGGGAACCGGCAGCAGCTCCAGGCCGACCACGCGGG TTTTCTGCACCGCTGCCAGTAGCGCtcagagagaggggaaagagttGCTAGTCCAGCATTTGCTTGTTGGTGAGAAGGATGTCAGGCTTCTCGTCGATCTTGAAAAGAGCATCATTGCAGGAG GGGCAGACCTGAGTGATTTAGCTGTGGAGCACTCCTTATGCCCATCGAAAGAAAATGGTGGAATGCTTGGGTGGGTTCGAAAGGGACAGATG GTTCCAGAATTCGAGGAGGCAGCATTTAGTGCTCCTTTGAATAAAGTTGTACGGTGTAAGACAAAATTTGGATGGCATTTGTTGCAAGTTCTTGCTGAGAG GGATCAATGCATTCTGCAAGACATTGACCCGGAAGAGCTTCACACGAAAATGCAAGATCCTAGTTTTCTCGAAGAAGCTCAATTGATTGATGTTCGGGAGCCTGATGAAGT GGCTAAAGCTTCACTTCCAGGCTTCAAAGTTCTACCGCTCCGCCAATTTGGGACCTGGGGACCAGTTATGACTGATGAGTTTAATCCTCAGAAGGACACTTATGTGCTG TGCCACCATGGCATGCGCTCCATGCAGGTGGCTAAATGGCTGCAGTCGCAG GGTTTCAAAAAAGTTTACAACGTCGCTGGTGGGATTCATGCCTATGCGGTTAAAGCCGACTCCTCTGTCCCAACTTACTAG